Below is a genomic region from Oreochromis niloticus isolate F11D_XX linkage group LG13, O_niloticus_UMD_NMBU, whole genome shotgun sequence.
TACAGGTTTCATCATCATTATAGACCTTTAATGTCTCTGGTCAGAGCAGCCGGCGCTCATACAGATCCCGGCTTAACAGAAAAAGTTGATAATGAGCGAGTTTTAGAGTTCATTGAGCGAGCGAACTTGAAGAAAGCCTGGATATGTTGAACTTCCTTTGTCCTCACAAAAACATacacaggtcagaggtcaggggaCTCACAGCAGGCACGAGCAGTTTGGTGACTTCATCTACAGCTCGTTTGAGTTTGATGTCGGCTCGGTTCTGGGCATCTTCCACTGTGATGAGGACATGAAGGTCATCGTTCAGGTGCTCCCAGTTTGGCTTCCCTCGGTTCTGCTCTTCCTGCAGGTGGAGACATGAGTGAAGACAGAGACAAGTAGTAAATATTCACATGCTGTCTGGTGTTCACAATTGACTGACTTTGGTGAAATGCATCCTGGGAGttacagtttgtttttacattcactTTTTGTAGTTGTCAGAAGAGGGGCCTCAAAGCCAAAGGCTCTGTGTCCCATTCTacctttaaatactctaggaaccatAAGTAAGCCAccagatcacaacaacagtcacctcaaggtactttatattataaggttaAAAAACTgagattaactgaaggctttttagggagtttttaggacatcctgataataaagaattacagtagtccagcctggaagtaataaatgcatgaactagtttttcagcgtcactctgagacaggatatttctaattttagagatgttgcacaaatggaagaaagcagtcttacatatttgtttaatatgtgcattgaaggacatgtcctggtcaaagtTTAACTAACTAATTAGTTAAAAAGTTTatctaattggtgtgtgttatgtcgcttcatagatagatagagctgggtgtcatctgcatagcagtgaaaatgtatgctatgtcttctaatgatgctgcctaagggaagcatgtataatgtaaacagcattggtcctagcactgaaccctgtggaactccataattgaccttagtgtgtgaagaagactctccacttacatgaacaaattgagtctgttagatagatatgatacaaaccactgcagtgcagtacctgtaataacTACAGCGTGCTATATATTGCGATCTTCTGCTGGCGTTCAGCCTGTTAGTGTGTTTGCAGGAAGTCTGCTGAGTTAGCAGAGGATCGGCAGCTGATTGGACAATCGTTTTCTCACACAGATGAGTGGTTTTAACAAAAATTGTGTGAGTTTCAGCACGACATCAGTACAAAACCAAAATCCCCATCATTCATTGtcctccctctcctctgtctccatcTGGATCGTGTTGAACTCCTGTTGCTACGCCTGTCTCATGCATCTCTTTTAGCGTAGCAGGTGGCTAACCTCGTCAGCGTCACACatgaagaaacacaaacacgcatGTTTTTTCAGCAGTTTGACCTGAAATGTCTGAAATAGTTTCTTCATGGTGAATCATTCAGAGAGTCTTGATCCTGAGGAGACCGTGTGACTCGGCTGCTTCTGCAGACTCAGAGCTTTCCCAGGAAGCAGCTCATCAGCTCTTATTTTAGAGTCTCAGCTCTTCCTGAAAGTTGGCAGACAAACTTTCTGACACACGGCTGCATGAAGCAACATCCTGTTcagagttttatttaaaatcccAAACTGAAGACAAATTCATGTCATAATCTTTCTTCAGTCTGACAggacctaaccctaacccaaaATGTCCTGGCCTGTCTGCCAAAGCAGAATGAAACTTTAAAGTTCAGAACGCAAGCTGAGCAAGAGAAGAGTTTAAGAGCGTTTTTGGAAGGATGTGTgactttatttttgtgtttggaGTAAAACAGAAGTTTTCAAACTGAACCCTGATCAGTGAACGTCTCAGTTTTAGGGACAGACCATCCATCTGAGACAGCGACAGATTTTCGGGCTTCATTGGAGCCACAGATACTTCCTGTTTCAGACAACTATTTCTCCAATCAGGCCCATCCCACATTAGTCTGCACCTGCATGAAGTCAGAGCCTGCTCAAACCGGTTTGGTCGACTGAGCTCAGACTGGATCCTGCATGTTCTTCTGCAGGTATCTGTTTCAGGTTGAGTGGACGTTCGCTGTGATAGGAGTAAAGTTCAAATAAAGGAAAGACGCAGCTCAGCCGCTCGTTGATTCACTCGGAACCTGCAGATTTACGACGATAACCGGTCACTCTGAGGGAAAACCTGTAGACTTCACTGAGCGACCTAATTCTACTGACATGTTCTACTCTGACTGATTTCATCTGTGCACACATCAAACCGAGTGTTACAAAGTCCTTCAGAACAAcgcacaataaaacacaagcaCAAAGACAATGAGGAGTTAACCCTaacatctggaaaaaaaattcaTAAGAATAACCTCTGTGAAAAGGAAATGTGTCATACCTCAGCAGCCGTGCACGTTCTCACTCTTTGAGCTTCTCAAACAAAGAGAAGGCtcttcatttgttttaaatgttgaaACACGTCTGAGTTATGCTCAGGCTCACGTGTTCTGTCTCTGGATCAGCCCTACAAATCTACACCCGATGTGTATTTTCACATGTGTTgtcctttaaatgaaaatctGCTGACTGACCTCTGACTGCGTTTCAGTGTctggtttttcattttttacgTCACCAAGAAAATCAAATAATTGAAATATAAGAAGAAAAATGTCATCTTATGCCTTCTATGTGCGTGCGTATGAGCGTgtattcatatctttgtgggaACCAAAAATTGGAAGTTTTTGAGACTccaaatgtggttttagtgtcagggtgaTAGCTATAGTTTAGGCTTgaggttaggcattcatttttcatgGTTAGGGGCTAAGGAACGAATTGTGTTAATTACATGTCCCCAGAAGATATGAATACCTgacatgctgtgtgtgtgtgtgtgtgtgtgtgtgtgtgtgtgtgtgtgtgcgcgcgcgttaCCTTCTTCTTGTCTCTCATAGAGCCTCTTCCTCTCACCATGATCTTACATCCAGTTTCAGCCTCCAGCTGCTTCGCTGTCAGACCGCGAGGACCCAGAATCCTCCCCACAAAGTtaaactgacacacacacaggtcagtCTGTTACCATGACAACCTAAGCACTAATTAGCCAATCATCTTTCAGATATAGCCATTAATAGTTAGAATGAATCTACTGAGTTGTAAAACTTTGAAACAGAGCAACACTGATGGTCAGAGACACAGGAAATGAATTATTATTGGTGCCTCACGATGATGTCACtaagttcacacacacacacagacatacgtCGGGATGCTCCTTCACGGGGACGTAGAGTTTCTCCTGCAGCTGCACCGTTGGGCCGACAGCATCCGGCAGCTCGCCGCTCTTCTCCGATCCATTCAGCATGTCCGTGTACATGTCCTTCCTCACGCGGCCGATctctgaaacacacacgcaGGAAGTGGAAAACTGTTGTGCTGTCTGGCCAATCAGAAACTGAGATTCTGTTTGGAGTTCGTGGCAGAGGTGAGTGGGATGAACAGCCCATCAGCACTAAAACACCTGCAGCAGGTAAAGAGGAGCTGATGGAGCTCGGAGGGAAACAAACAGCTGGAATCAAACTTAACTGAAAACCGATGTTTCAGCGCGCCATCTTCAGACTCGTTCTTTATGTTCAGGTTTTCAGCGCTGATGGAGGCACTACTGTTTCTCTGCGTTTTGTTTTGCTGCGcaccttttctttgtgtttggagTAAATCTGATCAGCCACTGTCAGCGTTCACGGGCAGAACAGGAAGTACAGCTCATTTAGGTTTTATATTTGTAACTGATTTAAAGGTCGTGTTCAATTTTTTCCAAACATCACCGTGCAAACCTCTGAAACCTGAGGTGACGCTGATGTTCACACCTGATTCCATGATCTGTCATTCCCATGTCCTCTTTAGCTTCTTGTatctgcaggtgagatggatgtGATGGATGATGAAGGTGCAACTGATGATCTGTGTGACTGCTGCTCTCCTCGTGGAgtttgaaccttgaagcagccAGATGATAACCTGACCTGCAAACATCGGTCAGATTTCCCTTCATGTTGAGCCTGATCAGTGAACAGCTGAGTGTAATAATGTTCATGTTTCACAGATCCAGCTCCAACCTGTGTGGTTTATTAGTCTTCTAGGTCCTGCAACTCCTTAAGTTCTTGAGTTTAAGGCATCTGGAGGTTCTTGCAAATGTTTCACCGGAAAGAACAATGTGGCGTCTCGGGTCTTTGACCTCTGGTAGGCTTGTCCCCTCGGGGGTCATCCTCACAGTCACTTACCCACCCTGTAATCATGTGAGTTATGGGTCAAGCTGTGAGTTGGTGTCGAAACACCTGAGAGGAGGTCTGAAGACTGCGTTACAGGTGGCTGACTGCTGATGTGGTGGGTCCCCCCTCTGTGGAGACCACTATCCACCTTTACTGCTGTTATAACGGTTGGTGTTCTCAGTCCTTTCTCCTTTAGAGGGCCGCAACTTTATCACTGTGATAACTTTGACAGATATGTCCTGCAAATGTTTAACACTGGGACATGTCTGGTTACAAAATACagcaataaaagcaaaacaacatgTGACAACAATCATGTGACATCATCTTGCACATGAAGACTTAGGCCAGCAGACCTTTGGAGAGGTCTGTAGTTAGAAACCAGCTAAAAACTCTAACTGTGTTATAGCAGCTAGCTGTGGGGTTCCTCAGGGCTACCGTGTTggttctttattctttcatgtGCATGTTTTTAGCATGTTGGTTTAACGTGTGGCATTGAACGTGTGTTTAAGCTGCAGCTCAACTCTTTGTTTCTGTCTTCAAACAGCAGCAAGTAGGGACATGAAATCACTGCAGCTTTCACAGGAAGTTGCAGTATCCCAGGTAACTGTTTCCATGATGATCGCACATCTTATACTGACCACCACCCCCTCTCAACCCGGTAAGATTTATTTCTCCCTCGCAATGCATGCTGGGAGACTTAATGAAGCTGTCTGAGTGGTGATTcagagcaacaaaacaaccctCACCGTCAGCCAACCAGGAGCTAGGAGTAAAAATgaggacccccccccccaaaatgtcCTGTCCTGTCTTCAGGACGGACCCTTAATGGTCCGTGTGAGTGCTCAGAACTGGTTTGTTTCAGGTCTGGATCCACCTGAGGACatgttcctgtgtgtgtgtgcgtgctatGATTAAACTGCTAGGATGATTTATGGGCTCCGTTATTACAACcttccctctctgctctctGATGAGTTCAGTGATTTGTCAGTTTGAAATATCCAGCATCCAGTCAATTTCCTGCTGTAACCCtgaggccacacacacacacacacacacacacacacacacacacacagcaggaaacaggaaacaagcaGCTACACAGGTAGGAAACACCTGAGCATCTCCTCAGCAGGTtagaaacagacaaatttgcACACACGCCACAGATGGAGCATCAGAGACTTTCCATCACATCCAGTGAGCTCCTCACAGTCTGCAGCTCCTGCAGCATCATGGCCACAATAACCAGCAACATGCGAGCAGGTGACCCGCCCCCAGGACAcaccttcaaaataaatcaaCCTGCTTTCAGTCCGCCTGCAACATTCACTTCAACGTCAATGCCCCGAGTCATAGCGCAGGTGAGGAGACCACCAGTCATGAAAGGTTATCGTGTAAGAACCATGTCCTCACATGGTCTCTTCATCACCCTCATCGTCGCCCTGATTCCAAAGTGAACCATCACGGGGGTCTCCGAAGGGTCATCTCACACTGAGGAGCCAACCTAACAGGCAGGAACGTCCTCTCTACAATGGTTAAAATGTGATGTTGGTCctcacaaagacagacagacgcacacacactggTACTAGTGGTTTTACTGCCTGAGGCTATTACAGCAGGGACGCCAGCCAGAAGGGATTCTGGGTAAATtgattttcttctctctctctgactgactcgctctctctctctctcacacacacacacacacttcatctGAGCTTTTGAATTAATTGATTAGACCAATTAAATGATGAATAGCTGCACTTAGTGTAATTGAGACGCACAcagaggacagaaaaaaaaggaggagaaagGTTTTATACTGCGGTGTGTTCAGGTGCTGTTGGAAAAGCAGTGTTCACACACATACCACAATTCTCCCTAGTGTTAGGTCTAGCTGTCCAATCACAGCGCACTTTCTACATCAGTAACTCAAACAACACACCTGACACGTTGGACATGTTGGTCCTAGTTCACAGGACTCTACTGTAAACTAACCTAACTGTTATTAAGTGTTTATTAGGTAAATGCCCCCTGTGGCCATCTAGTGAAATGCAGTCTAACCCTAGCATCTACAACCCCGATTCTAAAAAAGCTCATTCGCtgagaaaatgtaaatgtaagcaGAATATTGAGTCATATTTCATTATCTATAGAAATCAAGTGATTAAACTGAGGAAATCATTTCACCATTTTTATACAAATATCAGATATATTTGAATTCGATGTCAGCAACACGTGTCCAAAAAGTCTGGTGTTTAGCAGCCAATCAGGTGAGCGGGCAGCAGGTCAGTCACATGACTGGCTATAAGAAAGAGCTTCTTGGAGGTCGTGTGCTGTACAGACGTGTCTATATTCTGCACACCTGAGTGTCAGTGTAATGACAGCAAAGCTCACCTGGGCATGTGTGGCTAACTTACAGCTAGCAGGCTAACCTTAGCGTGCTTGAAGCATAAACTTCATGGAAAAACAGATCACCTGACAAAGACACAGGTGAGCAAATGTGAGACAGGTGGACGTCTGCTGCATCGGTCTGCGGATCGATCGACCCTCACTGACCATGAGCTTCTTGTATTTCAGTCCTTCTCAAACTGTGAAacttcattcaaacattcacACCTGCAGAAAACATCTGTGAGCACACAAACTGAACCAGATGTTCTCGTTCCTCCACCTCGCTGTCCGCTGGAGCACCGCCACACAGCGTCAGCAGTAACATGACCACAATAAAGCCGAGGTCCAGTTCAGGAGaagctagcagacagctagcagcaaGAGCTGCCTGTGtcccatccacctgtcagtcacagaggccacgcccctaataatgcaatGAGGCTGTAAAGTGACTGAGTTGGATTCCTACTGATTAGTGAAAATTGTGGGTGGGGTTAAACGTGCCTCAGCCAGCTCAcccatttgttttttaatctgtcTGATCAATGAAATCAATAAATGATGATCAGTTATTAAAATCCATGATCACTAAAGTATGATACGTTACTTGAGTATGCTTCAGACAGTACTTTTACTCTGAATACACAGAGCACACTTTCTGACAGTACTTACTGCAGTACATGTAGGACTGCCAGCACTTTAACTTGTagtagttttaaaagaaaaagtatcAGGATGGTTTCAGTAAACTTTTCCTTTGATTTAAACCCTCTCACGCGCGCGTGCGGGTCTCACCTTCGTCCAGGAGCCTCTCCAGGTGCTGGAAGATTCCGCAGAAGTTCGGCAGACCGCTCATCAGTTTCTTGTCGTTCATGAGTTGCATCAAGTAATCCGGACCGGGTCTGGGCTTCTCCTTCCCCTCCATCCTCCCCACCACGACCCGCCGAACTACACGGATCCGGACCGCAGCGGACTGCACGGATCAGCATGAATCCAGACCCGGTCCCGGAGGCGCCTTGAGTCCCGCACGCTCGGCTCCGAGTCCGGGTTTAACGCTCCAGCTGCACCGGCTTTGCCCGGCTCTCTCTCCGCTCTCCGCTCCGCGCAGAACAGCGCTGTGTGTCGGCCAGCAGCGGCTCTGAGCCTCCGCTCCGCtccgcgcacacacacacacacacacacacacacacaaagggggGGCacagccttcaaaataaaactctaACTAactaacgtgtgtgtgtgtggtattttGTTCCCAGGCGTCACTGGCAATACAGCTGCTCCGTTTGAATGTGTCGCTCTAAATACTTTAATTGGTTTTAATGgtttttgagctttttttcacATGGAAATGAGtgtcctcctcttcatcaccctcctcttcctctcctcctcttcatcaccctcctcttcctctcatcctcttcatcaccctcctcctcctctccaaatgagaggaaaacaaatgacagcaaaacaaaaacttttcttCTTTGTGAGTTTGGCTGAAAACCGATTTAACAATCACTGAAAGTAGTTTTTTCCTTGGGGGGGGGGAGCACCTGCCCAGCCCTTTCCTGATGTGGacccaaagtgcccttttgttgagggtttttttttgtgtatggAGTCCTGCCTGTGCtcctcaacaataatatttcacttttaatcacagttttgctaaattaAAGGATCTTTTTTGCATCTATCACATGATGACCATTAACCAGTGATCGCCAGTTGAGCCATGAGGAGCTgtaagaaacagaaagaaactggGAGACGCAGACTGAGGCAACAGAAACCAGTAAGTAGTCGAACAGCCTACACTGTAGTCTACAGCACACAGGAGTGTTAGCTTATTATGGACACGTGGGTCAGTTGTTTTGTGGAAACATGCTGTGTGTGCCTGTCCTTTATTACCTGCACACACATCCTGGTCATTAGCTGCTAGCTAACTGTGTAAGGCTGCCATGGATCTGCAGCTCTGTCCACCGTCTCAGGGAACAAGTTTAAGAAATCTTATCGAGTGATATATCACATGAGAGGAGAGAGCTACCATGCAgatttacattattttaataTGATGCTCTACGACGTTACAATGATGCCAGAAAGTTCCTCAAAATCACACACAGCACAGATAAAATCTCAAGATTTTATAGAAGCCGAACATTTCAGCAGATTCTGCTCCAATGTTCGTGTAAACATAAAAATGGATAATAAAACGGAGGCTACTCAGTGACGGCGTGCAGCCTGAGCTGAAGGCCTCTGAGTCTGAACGGACAGAAAGTCACCTTTTTGGTTTTAGGACGTCTTTCAGCTGCTGAAGGTCAGTCGAGTGGGCAAACAAGCCCATCTGGGGTCAGCTGACAGGGTCACGTGACCAGAGCCTGGATGACCTGTTACGAGTGGAACAATGAAAGTTTTCTCTGACGGACAAACAACAGAGTGAGGGTGTGTGAGCGCGGGCGACATGTGTGTCCACTGGTTTCATCAGGAGGTCACTCCGGTTTCTCCCCTTTACTTTGATCACATGATCAGAACGCCATGTTGTCAGCTGAGCACTGATGAGTACTACAGACTACTACAGTGTACTGAGAGGTACTACAGGGAACCACAGTGTAACAGAGATTTATGCAGTACTTGTACTGGCATTTTGTTTTTGGAAGAATTTCTGGAACGACTGAAATCTGCGGATCTCTCTGCCCACTCTGATTGGTGGGAACAAACAACATCGCTGTCATGTGACCTTTAGGAGACCCTCAGACTGTGTAGGTCACATTGACCTCTGATcagaaggtcaaaggtcacggtgATAGAAACACAGCCTCCTCTGTCTGCATGTGGTCTGTTCTGAGCTGGCTTGAGCTTCTTCTGCTTCTCCTTTGGTCTGATCCACACT
It encodes:
- the qkib gene encoding LOW QUALITY PROTEIN: protein quaking-B (The sequence of the model RefSeq protein was modified relative to this genomic sequence to represent the inferred CDS: inserted 1 base in 1 codon) → MEGKEKPRPGPDYLMQLMNDKKLMSGLPNFCGIFQHLERLLDEEIGRVRKDMYTDMLNGSEKSGELPDAVGPTVQLQEKLYVPVKEHPDFNFVGRILGPRGLTAKQLEAETGCKIMVRGRGSMRDKKKEEQNRGKPNWEHLNDDLHVLITVEDAQNRADIKLKRAVDEVTKLLVPAAEGEDSLKKMQLMELAILNGTYRDASIKSSSLAFSFAASSVSQQASRVLSGPAPVLAPPTALRTPXPTGPTLMPLIRQIQTVLPNGTTALMAGAGPESGLIYATPYDYPYALAAPASILEYPLDSGGVLGKPAPPCSCECSPTPHHHTHGQWSPAPTLLLRHAS